Proteins from a genomic interval of Micromonospora sp. NBC_00389:
- a CDS encoding NAD-dependent epimerase/dehydratase family protein, whose amino-acid sequence MRILVVGGSGLIGAHVVDVLRERGHAATTVARTAHPGVDHLIDVSSASIDELRTLLAGHDGVVYATRTDEQRPLRKPIYPVFRRDNVEPVVRLFTAARLEGLTRGVVMGSYYTYYDRLHPQWRLTGRHTYIRCRVEQAREGREAAGPNLPVAVLELPFVFGRAGDRLPNWAGPLDRWARSRTPLVAPTGGSAAASARSVAEVAVDALEQRRGADIPVADENLTWNDMIGRIAEAVGRRRRVARLPSAAARAALRLGGALQALSRKESGVNPTYLSDLFLAELFIEPTTGRSLDPALRETFPDHGAA is encoded by the coding sequence GTGCGAATTCTTGTGGTCGGCGGCAGTGGTCTGATCGGCGCCCATGTCGTGGACGTGCTGCGCGAGCGAGGTCATGCGGCGACCACGGTGGCGCGTACGGCCCATCCGGGTGTCGATCACCTGATCGATGTCTCGTCCGCCTCGATCGATGAGCTGCGAACGCTGCTCGCCGGTCATGACGGCGTCGTCTACGCCACCCGCACGGACGAGCAGCGACCGCTGCGTAAGCCGATCTATCCGGTGTTTCGCCGAGACAACGTCGAGCCGGTGGTGCGGCTGTTCACTGCCGCGCGCCTGGAAGGTCTCACCCGCGGGGTCGTCATGGGCTCCTACTACACCTACTACGACCGGCTGCACCCGCAGTGGCGCCTCACGGGCCGCCACACGTACATCCGATGCCGAGTGGAGCAGGCCCGGGAGGGACGGGAGGCCGCCGGCCCCAATTTGCCGGTTGCCGTACTCGAGTTGCCCTTCGTCTTCGGCCGGGCCGGTGACCGACTGCCAAACTGGGCGGGCCCACTGGACCGGTGGGCGCGGTCCCGTACACCCCTGGTCGCCCCCACCGGCGGGAGCGCCGCAGCCTCGGCACGCAGCGTGGCCGAGGTCGCGGTGGACGCTCTGGAGCAGCGCCGCGGTGCGGACATCCCGGTCGCTGACGAGAATCTCACCTGGAACGACATGATCGGGCGCATCGCCGAGGCGGTCGGCCGACGCCGCCGGGTCGCTCGCCTCCCGTCCGCCGCGGCAAGGGCCGCCCTACGGCTTGGCGGCGCGCTGCAGGCACTCAGCCGCAAGGAATCGGGCGTCAACCCGACCTACCTCTCCGACCTTTTCCTCGCTGAGCTGTTCATCGAGCCGACGACCGGCCGATCGCTGGACCCGGCGCTGCGCGAAACCTTCCCCGACCACGGAGCCGCCTAG
- a CDS encoding VOC family protein, giving the protein MAIQRMDNVLVVVEDLDAVISFFVELGMELEGKGPIEGRWVERVIGIDGVRQDVAMLRTPDGHGRVELAMFHTPKAISAEPKDAPANTLGIRRIMFAVDDIEDVIARLRTHGAELVGELEQYEDSYRLCYVRGPEGIVVGLAEQLS; this is encoded by the coding sequence ATGGCGATCCAGCGGATGGACAACGTCCTCGTCGTTGTCGAAGACCTTGACGCTGTTATTTCGTTCTTCGTTGAACTCGGCATGGAACTGGAGGGCAAGGGGCCGATAGAGGGCCGTTGGGTGGAGCGTGTCATCGGGATCGATGGCGTCCGACAGGACGTCGCGATGCTGCGGACCCCGGACGGTCACGGTCGAGTCGAGCTGGCGATGTTCCACACGCCGAAGGCGATCAGCGCAGAGCCGAAGGATGCACCGGCGAACACGCTCGGCATTCGTCGCATCATGTTCGCCGTTGACGACATCGAGGACGTGATTGCCCGCCTGCGCACCCACGGGGCCGAACTCGTCGGGGAGTTGGAGCAGTACGAGGACAGCTATCGGCTCTGCTACGTCCGCGGCCCCGAGGGCATCGTCGTCGGATTGGCCGAACAGCTCAGCTGA
- a CDS encoding DUF6924 domain-containing protein: MAHLPETWCVPVVRADFRDDGIWERLKDEIVSPTEEGFVAGVEFVEDRTLIDLSDTAIAAGYPRAYPHQYRHPVVFVVDAVTVSLPEHPLLVVNLSDRDEAGPFRTLPRQVQAIENNLSLANMDFFEFARSAGPDGVFRGF; encoded by the coding sequence GTGGCCCATTTGCCAGAGACGTGGTGTGTTCCGGTCGTACGCGCGGACTTTCGCGACGACGGTATCTGGGAGCGGCTCAAGGACGAGATCGTCAGCCCCACAGAAGAGGGCTTCGTGGCCGGTGTCGAGTTCGTTGAGGATCGAACGTTGATTGACCTCAGCGATACGGCAATCGCAGCCGGCTATCCTCGTGCCTACCCGCATCAGTACAGGCACCCGGTCGTGTTCGTCGTCGACGCCGTCACCGTCTCGCTGCCGGAGCATCCCCTTCTCGTCGTCAATCTGAGCGACAGAGACGAGGCGGGACCGTTTAGGACACTGCCACGGCAAGTCCAGGCGATCGAGAACAACCTGTCTCTCGCGAACATGGACTTCTTTGAGTTCGCGCGGTCGGCAGGCCCCGACGGCGTCTTTCGAGGCTTCTGA
- the metH gene encoding methionine synthase, translating into MDVLADRILIADGAMGTMLQAADLTLDDFDGLEGCNEILNVTRPDVVRGVHDAYLAVGADCVETNTFGANLANLAEYDIPHRIRELSEAGARIAREAADAASTPQRPRFVLGSIGPGTKLPTLGHAAYATLRDAYQENAAGLIAGGADALIIETCQDLLQVKAAVVGSKRAMAELGQPVPIICHVAVETTGTMLVGSEIGAALAAIEPLGVDLIGLNCSTGPAEMSEHLRYLSQHSRIPLSVMPNAGLPVLTADGAYFPLTPVELADALERFITEYGVSLVGGCCGTTPEHIRVLSERLHGVSATAREPQHEAGVSSVYHPVPFAQDASVLMVGERTNANGSKAFRDAMLAGDWRACVEIARSQARDGSHLLDLCVDYVGRDGTQDMRELAGRFATASTLPIMLDSTEPGVVEAGLEMLGGRCVVNSVNFEDGDGPDSRYARVMPVVREHGAAVVALLIDEEGQARTREWKVRVAARLIDDLTGRWGMDRADILIDALTFPIATGQEETRRDGIETIEAIREIARQYPGVNFTLGISNISFGLNPAARQVLNSVFLHECVQAGLTSAIVHASKILPMSKIPDEQREVALDLVYDRRREGYDPVQRFLELFEGVDVTSARASRAQELAALPLDERLKRRIIDGERNGLEADLDAAMAGGRAPLSIINDILLDGMKVVGELFGSGQMQLPFVLQSAEVMKTAVAYLEPHMETAEDGGKGRIVLATVRGDVHDIGKNLVDIILSNNGYEVVNIGIKQPISAILDAAEQHRADAIGMSGLLVKSTVIMKENLAEMATRGVAERWPVLLGGAALTRAYVEDDLRSMFPGQVHYARDAFEGLSLMDRVMTAKRGGAPVIDPEREAALAARRARRERQRSMVTESLPELHDSSVRSDVAADVAVPTPPFFGTRVVKGVPMADYAALLDERATFRGQWGLNGARGGNGPSYDELVETEGRPRLRYWLDRLIADQVLEAAVVYGYFPAYSEGNDLVVLDENGHAERARFSFPRQRQERRLCLADFFRPKGDQLDVVALQLVTVGQPVSEYAAKLFARNEYRDYLEVHGLSVQLTEALAEYWHRRIRAELTLPDGRTIADGDPADLAGLLRNDYRGCRYAFGYPACPDLEDRAKIVELLGSERIGVELSEEFQLMPEQATDAIVVHHPEASYFNAK; encoded by the coding sequence ATGGATGTGCTGGCCGACCGGATCCTCATCGCCGACGGTGCGATGGGCACGATGCTGCAGGCCGCGGACCTCACGCTTGACGACTTCGACGGGCTGGAGGGCTGCAACGAGATCCTGAACGTCACCCGGCCGGACGTGGTGCGCGGGGTGCACGACGCCTATCTGGCCGTCGGCGCGGACTGCGTGGAGACCAACACGTTCGGTGCCAACCTCGCCAATCTCGCCGAGTACGACATCCCGCACCGCATCCGGGAGCTGTCCGAGGCGGGGGCCAGGATCGCCCGGGAGGCCGCCGACGCGGCCAGCACCCCGCAGCGACCCCGGTTCGTGCTCGGCTCGATCGGTCCGGGCACCAAGCTGCCCACCCTCGGGCACGCCGCCTACGCCACCCTGCGTGACGCGTACCAGGAGAACGCCGCGGGGTTGATCGCCGGCGGCGCGGACGCGCTGATCATCGAGACCTGCCAGGACCTGCTCCAGGTCAAGGCGGCGGTGGTCGGGTCGAAGCGGGCGATGGCCGAGCTGGGCCAGCCGGTGCCGATCATCTGCCACGTCGCCGTGGAGACCACCGGCACCATGCTGGTGGGCAGCGAGATCGGCGCGGCGCTGGCGGCGATCGAGCCGCTCGGAGTGGACCTGATCGGGCTGAACTGCTCCACCGGCCCGGCGGAGATGAGCGAGCACCTGCGGTACCTGTCGCAGCACTCGCGGATCCCGCTGTCGGTGATGCCGAACGCCGGCCTGCCCGTGCTGACCGCCGACGGGGCGTACTTCCCGCTCACCCCGGTCGAGTTGGCCGACGCGCTGGAGCGGTTCATCACCGAGTACGGCGTGTCGCTGGTCGGCGGCTGTTGCGGCACCACCCCGGAGCACATCCGGGTGCTGTCCGAGCGGCTGCACGGCGTCAGCGCCACGGCCCGCGAGCCGCAGCACGAGGCGGGCGTCTCCTCGGTCTACCACCCGGTGCCGTTCGCCCAGGACGCGTCGGTGCTGATGGTGGGGGAGCGGACCAACGCCAACGGTTCCAAGGCGTTCCGGGATGCGATGCTCGCCGGGGACTGGCGGGCCTGCGTGGAGATCGCCCGCAGTCAGGCGCGCGACGGCTCGCACCTGCTCGACCTGTGCGTGGACTACGTCGGCCGTGACGGCACCCAGGACATGCGGGAGCTGGCCGGCCGGTTCGCCACGGCGTCGACGCTGCCGATCATGCTGGACTCCACCGAGCCGGGCGTCGTCGAGGCCGGGCTGGAGATGCTCGGCGGTCGGTGCGTGGTCAACTCGGTGAACTTCGAGGACGGCGACGGTCCTGACTCCCGCTACGCGCGGGTGATGCCGGTCGTCCGCGAGCACGGCGCGGCGGTGGTGGCGCTGCTCATCGACGAGGAGGGGCAGGCGCGTACCCGGGAGTGGAAGGTCCGGGTCGCGGCGCGGCTGATCGACGACCTGACCGGCCGCTGGGGGATGGACCGCGCCGACATCCTGATCGACGCGCTGACCTTCCCGATCGCCACCGGGCAGGAGGAGACCCGCCGCGACGGCATCGAGACGATCGAGGCGATCCGGGAGATCGCCCGCCAATACCCGGGGGTCAACTTCACCCTGGGCATCTCGAACATCTCCTTCGGGCTCAACCCGGCGGCCCGGCAGGTGCTCAACTCGGTGTTCCTGCACGAGTGCGTACAGGCCGGGCTGACCTCGGCGATCGTGCACGCCAGCAAGATCCTGCCGATGTCGAAGATCCCCGACGAGCAGCGCGAGGTCGCCCTGGACCTGGTCTACGACCGGCGCCGCGAGGGGTACGACCCGGTGCAGCGCTTCCTCGAGCTCTTCGAGGGAGTCGACGTGACCAGCGCCCGGGCCAGCCGGGCGCAGGAGCTGGCGGCGCTGCCGCTGGACGAGCGGCTCAAGCGGCGGATCATCGACGGTGAGCGCAACGGCCTGGAGGCCGACCTGGACGCCGCGATGGCCGGCGGCCGGGCCCCACTGTCGATCATCAACGACATCCTGCTGGACGGCATGAAGGTGGTCGGCGAGCTGTTCGGCTCCGGGCAGATGCAGCTGCCGTTCGTGCTCCAGTCCGCCGAGGTGATGAAGACCGCGGTGGCCTACCTGGAGCCGCACATGGAGACCGCGGAGGACGGCGGCAAGGGCCGCATCGTGCTGGCGACCGTACGCGGCGACGTGCACGACATCGGCAAGAACCTGGTCGACATCATCCTGTCCAACAACGGCTACGAGGTGGTGAACATCGGCATCAAGCAGCCGATCAGCGCCATCCTGGACGCCGCCGAGCAGCACCGGGCCGACGCGATCGGCATGTCCGGGCTGCTGGTCAAGAGCACCGTGATCATGAAGGAGAACCTCGCCGAGATGGCCACCCGCGGCGTCGCGGAGCGCTGGCCGGTGCTGCTGGGCGGTGCGGCGCTGACCCGGGCGTACGTCGAGGACGACCTGCGGTCGATGTTCCCCGGGCAGGTGCACTACGCGCGGGACGCGTTCGAGGGGCTGTCCCTGATGGATCGGGTGATGACCGCCAAGCGCGGCGGCGCCCCGGTGATCGACCCGGAACGCGAAGCGGCCCTGGCGGCCCGTCGGGCCCGCCGGGAACGGCAGCGGTCGATGGTCACCGAGTCGCTGCCGGAGCTGCACGACTCCTCGGTCCGCTCCGACGTGGCCGCGGACGTGGCGGTGCCCACCCCGCCGTTCTTCGGCACCCGGGTGGTCAAGGGTGTGCCGATGGCCGACTACGCGGCGCTGCTTGACGAGCGGGCCACCTTCCGCGGGCAGTGGGGGTTGAACGGCGCCCGGGGCGGCAACGGACCGTCCTATGACGAGCTGGTGGAGACCGAGGGCCGCCCGCGGCTGCGCTACTGGCTGGACCGGCTGATCGCCGACCAGGTGCTGGAGGCCGCCGTGGTGTACGGCTACTTCCCGGCGTACTCCGAAGGCAACGACCTGGTGGTGCTGGACGAGAACGGGCACGCGGAGCGGGCCCGGTTCTCCTTCCCCCGGCAGCGGCAGGAGCGGCGGCTCTGCCTGGCAGACTTCTTCCGGCCCAAGGGCGACCAGCTCGACGTGGTCGCGTTGCAGCTGGTCACCGTTGGCCAGCCTGTCAGCGAGTACGCGGCCAAGCTGTTCGCCCGCAACGAGTACCGCGACTACCTGGAGGTGCACGGGCTCTCCGTGCAGCTCACCGAGGCCCTCGCCGAGTACTGGCACCGGCGCATCCGCGCCGAGCTGACCCTGCCCGACGGTCGCACGATCGCTGATGGCGACCCGGCGGACCTGGCCGGCCTGCTGCGCAACGACTACCGGGGCTGCCGGTACGCGTTCGGCTACCCGGCCTGCCCGGACCTGGAAGACCGGGCGAAGATCGTGGAGCTGCTCGGGTCGGAGCGGATCGGGGTGGAGCTGTCCGAGGAGTTCCAGCTCATGCCGGAGCAGGCCACCGACGCCATCGTGGTCCACCACCCGGAGGCCAGCTACTTCAACGCCAAATAA
- a CDS encoding PAC2 family protein, with translation MTEFDGLPVLRSPVAIAAFEGWNDAADASTAAVEHLEQVWNARQVAELDPEDFYDFQVSRPTITMADGETRRVEWPTTRFMVASPEGTERDVVLIRGIEPSMRWRTFCEQVLEICHSLEVERVVLLGALLADVPYTRPLPISGSASDAEAAERYQLTPTRYDGPTGIVGVLHDACTRAEVDAVSFWVHVPHYANNPPCPKATLALLHRVEEVVDLPVPMADLAEEAAEWEQRVRSAAEQDAELGEYVRELEERVGDEGITPLTGDEIAQEFEKYLRRRGGSAGPTAGSW, from the coding sequence GTGACCGAGTTCGACGGACTGCCGGTGCTGCGGTCCCCGGTGGCCATCGCCGCGTTCGAGGGCTGGAATGACGCCGCCGACGCGTCCACCGCTGCCGTCGAGCACCTCGAGCAGGTCTGGAACGCCCGGCAGGTCGCCGAGCTGGATCCGGAGGACTTCTACGACTTCCAGGTCAGCCGCCCCACCATCACGATGGCCGACGGGGAGACCCGTCGGGTGGAGTGGCCGACGACCCGGTTCATGGTGGCCAGCCCGGAGGGCACCGAGCGGGACGTGGTGCTGATCCGCGGCATCGAGCCGAGCATGCGCTGGCGGACGTTCTGCGAGCAGGTGCTGGAAATCTGCCACAGCCTTGAGGTGGAGCGGGTGGTCCTGCTCGGCGCGCTGCTCGCCGACGTGCCGTACACCCGGCCGCTGCCGATCAGCGGCAGCGCGTCCGACGCCGAGGCCGCGGAGCGCTACCAGCTCACCCCCACCCGGTACGACGGGCCGACCGGCATCGTCGGCGTGCTGCACGACGCGTGCACCCGCGCCGAGGTGGACGCCGTCTCGTTCTGGGTGCACGTGCCGCACTACGCCAACAACCCACCCTGCCCGAAGGCCACCCTCGCCCTGCTGCACCGCGTCGAGGAGGTCGTCGACCTGCCGGTCCCGATGGCCGACCTGGCCGAGGAGGCCGCCGAGTGGGAGCAGCGAGTGCGCAGCGCCGCCGAGCAGGACGCCGAGCTCGGCGAGTACGTCCGTGAGTTGGAGGAGCGGGTCGGCGACGAGGGAATCACCCCGCTGACCGGTGACGAGATCGCGCAGGAGTTCGAGAAGTACCTGCGGCGCCGGGGCGGCTCAGCTGGCCCCACCGCCGGTTCCTGGTAG
- a CDS encoding GntR family transcriptional regulator: protein MQINPGAAEFPHRQIATQLKAQVRRGDWGPGERLPSIPAIAEMFGVAKQTVQRAVDQLRVEGILITKPGSGTYVRGTRRRLNRLSRGRYGGFRGYHTDLAARYRQQLVSVGRSPAPAEVADAFGVPDGTDLLCRRHLVRTDDSPVEVGASWFLPADTAGTSLERAEAFGRPLYQEAEEATGRRYVSATDTISARQPSREEAETLQIRPDTPVLHLLHVAYDGHRKPIEVAQATWPGPMTTLTEEYQVPGPTPDPEPDPGLVLG from the coding sequence GTGCAGATCAACCCCGGGGCCGCCGAGTTCCCGCACCGACAGATCGCCACGCAGCTCAAGGCCCAGGTCCGCCGCGGCGACTGGGGGCCGGGCGAGCGACTGCCGTCCATCCCGGCCATCGCCGAGATGTTCGGCGTCGCCAAGCAGACCGTGCAACGCGCCGTCGACCAACTGCGGGTCGAGGGCATCCTGATCACCAAACCCGGATCCGGTACGTACGTCCGGGGCACCCGCCGCCGGCTCAACCGGCTCTCCCGCGGCCGGTACGGCGGCTTCCGCGGCTACCACACCGATTTGGCGGCCCGGTACCGCCAGCAGCTCGTCTCGGTCGGCCGCTCCCCCGCCCCCGCCGAGGTGGCCGACGCGTTCGGAGTGCCTGACGGCACCGACCTGCTCTGCCGTCGGCACCTGGTACGCACCGACGACTCCCCCGTCGAGGTGGGCGCCTCCTGGTTCCTGCCCGCCGACACCGCCGGCACCTCGCTGGAGCGCGCCGAGGCGTTCGGTCGACCGCTCTACCAGGAAGCCGAGGAGGCCACCGGGAGGCGCTACGTCTCGGCGACCGACACGATCAGCGCCCGCCAACCCAGCCGGGAGGAGGCCGAGACCCTCCAGATCCGGCCCGACACGCCGGTGCTGCACCTGCTGCACGTCGCCTACGACGGTCACCGCAAGCCGATCGAGGTCGCCCAGGCCACCTGGCCCGGCCCGATGACCACCCTCACCGAGGAGTACCAGGTCCCCGGCCCCACCCCCGACCCGGAACCCGACCCCGGCCTGGTCCTGGGCTAA
- a CDS encoding C39 family peptidase — translation MRTDLIRKTALTAAGLAFTGGAIAGPVTAAYAASDAKPATQTQSDRKPSGERQLGVRYEAQPNFYYCGPAAARNALSVQGKDISVDAMAKEMGTTEAGTNSINDITPVLNKETGKNDAYRSVEISTPAADGKQTDKLRADVVKTVDDGRAVVANIAGTSVDVDGTSHSFEGGHYISVVGYRDNGNIVKIADSADPNQASYEVTVEHLADWIATRGYATS, via the coding sequence ATGCGTACCGATCTGATTCGTAAGACCGCTCTGACCGCTGCTGGACTCGCCTTCACCGGCGGCGCCATCGCCGGCCCCGTCACCGCCGCCTACGCCGCATCCGATGCCAAGCCCGCTACGCAAACCCAGTCGGACCGGAAGCCGTCGGGTGAGCGTCAGCTGGGTGTGCGCTACGAGGCGCAGCCGAACTTCTACTACTGCGGTCCCGCCGCCGCCCGTAACGCCCTGTCCGTGCAGGGTAAGGACATCAGCGTGGATGCCATGGCCAAGGAGATGGGTACCACCGAGGCTGGCACGAACTCCATCAACGACATCACCCCGGTGCTGAACAAGGAAACCGGTAAGAACGACGCCTACCGCAGCGTCGAGATCAGCACCCCCGCCGCCGACGGCAAGCAGACCGACAAGCTGCGCGCCGACGTGGTGAAGACCGTGGATGACGGTCGGGCTGTGGTGGCGAACATCGCCGGCACCAGCGTCGACGTCGACGGCACCAGCCACTCGTTCGAGGGTGGGCACTACATCAGCGTCGTCGGCTACCGCGACAACGGCAACATCGTCAAGATCGCCGACTCGGCCGACCCGAACCAGGCCTCCTACGAGGTCACCGTCGAGCACCTCGCCGACTGGATCGCCACCCGCGGCTACGCCACCAGCTGA
- the mshC gene encoding cysteine--1-D-myo-inosityl 2-amino-2-deoxy-alpha-D-glucopyranoside ligase, protein MESWAGHEVPRLPGRGEPLALYDSARQGVHPSEPVDAGSMYVCGITPYDATHLGHAATMITFDLVQRMWRDAGRPVRYVQNVTDIDDPLLERAARDGEDWVVLAMRETALFREDMEALRIIPPAHYVGAVESIPDIADKVEVLLKDGAAYRLDDGTGDVYFDISSTPRFGYESNLTREQMLEIFPERGGDPDRAGKRDPLDPLLWRGAREGEPSWPGGELGPGRPGWHIECAVIALNLLGDRIDVQGGGNDLLFPHHEASAAHAERLTGQAPFAQHYVHAGMIGLDGEKMSKSRGNLVFVSRLRADKLDPMAIRLALISGHYRSDRTWTDELLSAAQERLGRWRRAAAAPAGPSGAELLAGVRERLADDLDTPGTLAVADRWADATLAGAADDPDAPALFANTVDALLGIRL, encoded by the coding sequence ATGGAGTCTTGGGCGGGACACGAGGTGCCACGGCTGCCGGGCAGGGGCGAGCCGTTGGCGTTGTACGACTCGGCGCGGCAGGGTGTCCACCCCAGTGAGCCGGTCGACGCGGGAAGCATGTACGTCTGCGGCATCACCCCGTACGACGCCACCCACCTCGGCCACGCCGCCACCATGATCACCTTTGACCTGGTGCAGCGGATGTGGCGCGACGCCGGCCGCCCGGTGCGCTACGTGCAGAACGTCACCGACATCGACGACCCGCTGCTGGAGCGGGCCGCCCGGGACGGCGAGGACTGGGTGGTCCTGGCGATGCGCGAGACGGCCCTGTTCCGGGAGGACATGGAGGCGCTGCGGATCATCCCGCCGGCGCACTACGTGGGCGCGGTCGAGTCGATCCCGGACATCGCCGACAAGGTCGAGGTGCTGCTCAAGGACGGGGCCGCGTACCGGCTCGACGATGGCACCGGCGACGTCTACTTCGACATCTCCTCCACGCCCCGGTTCGGCTACGAGTCCAACCTGACCCGCGAGCAGATGCTGGAGATCTTCCCGGAGCGCGGTGGGGACCCGGACCGCGCCGGCAAGCGCGACCCTCTGGACCCGCTGCTGTGGCGCGGCGCCCGCGAGGGTGAGCCGTCCTGGCCGGGCGGGGAGCTGGGCCCGGGCCGCCCAGGCTGGCACATCGAGTGCGCGGTGATCGCGCTGAACCTGCTCGGCGACCGGATCGACGTGCAGGGCGGCGGCAACGACCTGCTGTTCCCGCACCACGAGGCGTCCGCCGCGCACGCCGAGCGGCTGACCGGCCAGGCGCCGTTCGCCCAGCACTACGTGCACGCCGGGATGATCGGCCTGGACGGCGAGAAGATGTCCAAGTCCCGGGGCAACCTGGTCTTCGTCTCCCGGCTGCGCGCCGACAAGCTCGACCCGATGGCGATCCGGCTGGCGCTGATCTCCGGGCACTACCGCAGCGACCGCACCTGGACCGACGAGCTGCTGAGCGCGGCGCAGGAGCGGCTGGGCCGTTGGCGGCGGGCCGCCGCCGCGCCCGCCGGGCCGTCCGGTGCCGAGCTGCTGGCCGGGGTACGCGAGCGGCTCGCCGACGACCTCGACACACCTGGTACCCTGGCGGTTGCCGACCGGTGGGCCGACGCGACCCTCGCCGGCGCTGCCGACGACCCCGACGCCCCGGCCCTCTTCGCCAACACCGTGGATGCCCTCCTCGGCATCCGCCTCTAA
- a CDS encoding SCO1664 family protein, protein MTSSGLQPRQDGDAALRLLRDGTLDLEGRLVDASNTTLRGILTLDGLSARCVYKPVRGERPLWDFPDGTLAGREVSAYLVSRATGWDLVPPTVLRDGPFGPGSCQLWIDEPADAEPLVGFVPAEELPPRWFPIAAARDDDGAAYVLAHAEDPRLARLAVLDAVINNADRKGGHVLVGADDRIYGVDHGVSFHVEDKLRTVLWGWAGKHLPADAVEMLDGLAGQVAGALGAELADHLTISEIAELAARVDELRQTGRFPQPPEDWPAVPWPPM, encoded by the coding sequence GTGACCTCGTCCGGCCTCCAGCCTCGCCAGGACGGCGACGCCGCGCTGCGACTGTTGCGCGACGGCACGCTCGACCTGGAGGGGCGGTTGGTCGACGCGTCGAACACCACCCTCCGCGGCATCCTGACGCTGGACGGGCTCTCCGCCCGCTGCGTCTACAAGCCGGTCCGTGGCGAGCGCCCGCTCTGGGACTTCCCGGACGGCACCCTCGCGGGCCGGGAGGTCTCGGCGTACCTGGTGTCCCGGGCGACCGGCTGGGACCTGGTGCCACCCACCGTGCTGCGGGACGGCCCGTTCGGCCCGGGCTCCTGCCAGCTCTGGATCGACGAGCCGGCGGACGCCGAGCCGCTTGTCGGGTTCGTGCCCGCCGAGGAGCTGCCACCGCGCTGGTTCCCGATCGCCGCGGCCCGTGACGACGACGGCGCCGCGTACGTGCTGGCGCACGCCGAAGACCCCCGGCTGGCCCGGCTCGCGGTGCTCGACGCTGTGATCAACAACGCCGACCGCAAGGGCGGCCACGTGCTGGTCGGCGCCGACGACCGGATCTACGGCGTGGACCACGGGGTGAGCTTCCACGTCGAGGACAAGCTGCGCACGGTGCTCTGGGGCTGGGCCGGGAAGCATTTGCCGGCGGATGCCGTGGAGATGCTCGACGGGCTCGCCGGGCAGGTCGCCGGAGCGCTCGGCGCGGAGTTGGCCGACCACCTGACGATCAGCGAGATCGCCGAGCTGGCCGCCCGCGTCGACGAGCTGCGGCAGACCGGCCGCTTCCCGCAGCCGCCGGAGGACTGGCCGGCGGTGCCCTGGCCGCCCATGTGA
- a CDS encoding DUF3090 domain-containing protein: MTHQVHAFEPPERFVAGTVGPPGERTFFLQARGGGRLVSVALEKVQVSLLAEKLEELLTEAQRRFGVDLPELAPVVGDNEPLDTPVDEEFRVGTLGLAFDVDTATVVIEAIAAGEVEAEVELGDEDDEDEDDDEDDEPDEDLDRLRVRLTPQATRQFIERARRVVNAGRPPCPLCGQPLDPAGHLCPRHNGYHR, encoded by the coding sequence ATGACCCACCAGGTGCACGCCTTCGAACCGCCGGAGCGGTTCGTCGCCGGGACCGTCGGGCCGCCGGGGGAGCGCACGTTCTTCCTGCAGGCCCGTGGCGGCGGCCGGCTGGTCAGCGTCGCGCTGGAGAAGGTCCAGGTGTCCCTGCTCGCCGAGAAGCTGGAGGAGCTACTCACCGAGGCGCAACGGCGCTTCGGGGTGGACCTGCCCGAGCTGGCGCCGGTCGTGGGCGACAACGAGCCACTGGACACTCCGGTCGACGAGGAGTTCCGGGTCGGAACCCTCGGGCTGGCCTTCGACGTGGACACCGCGACCGTGGTGATCGAGGCGATCGCCGCGGGCGAGGTGGAAGCCGAAGTCGAGCTGGGCGACGAGGACGACGAGGACGAGGACGACGACGAGGACGACGAGCCGGACGAGGACCTGGACCGGCTCCGGGTCCGGCTCACCCCGCAGGCCACCCGCCAGTTCATCGAGCGGGCCCGGCGAGTCGTGAACGCGGGCCGGCCCCCGTGCCCGCTCTGCGGCCAGCCGTTGGACCCCGCCGGGCACCTCTGCCCGCGGCACAACGGTTATCACCGGTGA